In one Streptomyces sp. NBC_01241 genomic region, the following are encoded:
- a CDS encoding dihydroorotase, with translation MSKILIRGAKILGGEPQDVLIDGETIAAVGTGIEAGDATVVEAEGRILLPGLVDLHTHLREPGREDSETVLTGTKAAAVGGFTAVHAMANTFPVADTAGVVEQVWRLGKESGYCDVQPIGAVTVGLEGKKLAELGAMHDSAAGVKVFSDDGKCVDDAVIMRRALEYVKAFDGVVAQHAQEPRLTEGAQMNEGVVSAELGLGGWPAVAEESIIARDVLLAAHVGSRVHICHLSTAGSVEIIRWAKSKGWNVTAEVTPHHLLLTDELVRSYNPVYKVNPPLRTEADVMALREALADGTIDCVATDHAPHPHEDKDCEWAAAAMGMVGLETALSVVQQTMVDTGLIDWAGVADRMSFRPAAIGRLDGHGRPVSAGEPANLALVDPAYRGVVDPAGFASRSRNTPYEGRELPGRVTHTFLRGRATVVDGKLA, from the coding sequence ATGAGCAAGATCCTTATCCGCGGCGCGAAGATCCTCGGCGGCGAACCCCAGGACGTCCTGATCGACGGCGAGACCATCGCCGCGGTCGGTACCGGCATCGAGGCCGGCGACGCGACCGTCGTCGAGGCGGAGGGCCGGATCCTGCTGCCCGGCCTCGTCGACCTCCACACCCACCTGCGCGAGCCCGGCCGCGAGGACTCCGAGACGGTCCTCACCGGGACGAAGGCGGCGGCCGTCGGCGGCTTCACCGCCGTGCACGCCATGGCGAACACCTTCCCCGTCGCCGACACCGCCGGCGTCGTCGAGCAGGTCTGGCGGCTCGGCAAGGAGTCCGGCTACTGCGACGTGCAGCCGATCGGCGCCGTCACCGTCGGCCTGGAGGGCAAGAAGCTCGCCGAGCTCGGCGCCATGCACGATTCGGCCGCCGGGGTGAAGGTCTTCTCCGACGACGGCAAGTGCGTCGACGACGCGGTGATCATGCGACGCGCACTGGAGTACGTGAAGGCCTTCGACGGCGTCGTGGCCCAGCACGCCCAGGAGCCCCGCCTCACCGAGGGCGCCCAGATGAACGAGGGCGTCGTCTCCGCGGAACTCGGTCTCGGCGGCTGGCCCGCCGTCGCCGAGGAGTCGATCATCGCCCGCGACGTCCTGCTCGCCGCGCACGTCGGCTCCCGGGTGCACATCTGCCACCTGTCGACCGCCGGCTCCGTCGAGATCATCCGCTGGGCGAAGTCCAAGGGCTGGAACGTCACCGCCGAGGTCACCCCGCACCACCTGCTCCTCACCGACGAGCTCGTACGGTCCTACAACCCGGTCTACAAGGTGAACCCGCCGCTGCGCACCGAGGCCGACGTCATGGCCCTTCGCGAGGCGCTCGCCGACGGGACCATCGACTGCGTCGCCACCGACCACGCGCCGCACCCGCACGAGGACAAGGACTGCGAGTGGGCCGCCGCCGCCATGGGCATGGTGGGCCTGGAGACCGCGCTCTCCGTCGTCCAGCAGACGATGGTCGACACCGGCCTCATCGACTGGGCGGGCGTCGCCGACCGGATGTCGTTCCGTCCGGCCGCCATCGGCCGTCTCGACGGACACGGCCGGCCCGTCTCGGCCGGTGAGCCCGCCAACCTTGCCCTGGTCGATCCGGCATACCGTGGTGTCGTGGACCCCGCGGGCTTCGCGTCCCGCAGCCGCAATACTCCGTACGAGGGTCGCGAGCTGCCGGGCCGAGTGACCCACACCTTCCTGCGGGGCCGTGCCACGGTCGTCGACGGGAAGCTCGCGTGA
- a CDS encoding aspartate carbamoyltransferase catalytic subunit, with protein sequence MKRHLISAADLTRDDAVLILDTAEEMARVADRPIKKLPTLRGRTVVNLFFEDSTRTRISFEAAAKRLSADVINFSAKGSSVSKGESLKDTALTLEAMGADAVVIRHGASGAPYRLATSGWIDGSVVNAGDGTHEHPTQALLDAFTMRRRLVGADIGLGRDLEGRRITIVGDILHSRVARSNVHLLTTLGAHVTLVAPPTLVPVGVEQWPCDISYGLDEVLPKSDAVMMLRVQRERMNAAYFPTEREYSRRYGLDGDRMAKMPEHAVVMHPGPMVRGMEITAEVADSDRCTAVEQVANGVSIRMAVLYLLLGGSEPAAPPHPSPATRTEEHK encoded by the coding sequence ATGAAGCGTCACCTCATCTCGGCCGCCGATCTCACCCGCGACGACGCCGTCCTGATCCTCGACACCGCCGAGGAGATGGCACGGGTCGCGGACCGGCCGATCAAGAAGCTCCCGACCCTGCGCGGCCGTACCGTCGTCAACCTCTTCTTCGAGGACTCGACGCGTACCCGCATCTCCTTCGAGGCCGCGGCCAAGCGCCTCTCCGCCGATGTCATCAACTTCTCCGCGAAGGGCTCGTCCGTCTCCAAGGGCGAGTCGCTCAAGGACACCGCGCTGACCCTGGAGGCGATGGGCGCCGACGCCGTCGTCATCCGGCACGGCGCATCCGGAGCCCCGTACCGCCTCGCCACCTCCGGCTGGATCGACGGCTCCGTCGTCAACGCCGGCGACGGCACCCACGAGCACCCCACCCAGGCCCTCCTGGACGCCTTCACCATGCGCCGCCGCCTCGTCGGGGCCGACATCGGTCTCGGCCGCGACCTCGAAGGCCGCCGGATCACCATCGTCGGCGACATCCTGCACAGCCGGGTGGCCCGCTCCAACGTCCATCTGCTGACCACGCTCGGCGCCCACGTCACGCTGGTGGCCCCGCCGACCCTCGTCCCCGTCGGCGTCGAACAGTGGCCGTGCGACATCAGCTACGGCCTCGACGAGGTGCTGCCGAAGTCCGACGCGGTGATGATGCTGCGTGTGCAGCGTGAACGGATGAACGCCGCGTACTTCCCGACCGAGCGCGAGTACTCCCGCCGCTACGGCCTGGACGGCGACCGCATGGCGAAGATGCCCGAGCATGCCGTCGTCATGCACCCCGGCCCGATGGTCCGCGGCATGGAGATCACCGCCGAGGTCGCCGACTCCGACCGGTGCACGGCCGTCGAGCAGGTCGCCAACGGCGTATCGATCCGCATGGCCGTCCTGTACCTGCTGCTGGGCGGCTCCGAGCCCGCCGCCCCGCCCCACCCGTCGCCCGCCACCCGTACCGAGGAGCACAAGTAA
- the pyrR gene encoding bifunctional pyr operon transcriptional regulator/uracil phosphoribosyltransferase PyrR, protein MDAQHEATGNAARPVLEAPDIARALTRIAHEIVERAKGADDVVLLGIPTRGVFLARRLAEKLQEITGRKMPVGSLDITMYRDDLRLRPARALARTEIPGEGIEGRLVVLVDDVLFSGRTIRAALDALGDIGRPRAVQLAVLVDRGHRELPIRADYVGKNLPTSLRETVKVQLAEEDGRDAVLLGVQQTAPAGAQ, encoded by the coding sequence ATGGACGCACAGCACGAAGCCACCGGCAACGCGGCACGCCCCGTTCTGGAGGCTCCCGACATCGCCCGGGCACTGACCCGGATCGCCCACGAGATCGTCGAACGCGCCAAGGGCGCCGATGATGTGGTGCTCCTCGGCATCCCGACGCGGGGCGTCTTCCTCGCCCGCCGGCTCGCCGAAAAACTCCAGGAGATCACCGGCCGGAAGATGCCGGTCGGCTCCCTCGACATCACCATGTACCGGGACGACCTGCGGCTGCGCCCGGCGCGCGCCCTGGCCCGCACCGAGATCCCCGGCGAGGGCATCGAGGGCCGTCTGGTCGTCCTCGTCGACGATGTCCTCTTCTCGGGCCGTACGATCCGCGCCGCGCTCGACGCGCTGGGCGACATCGGCAGGCCCCGCGCGGTGCAGCTCGCGGTCCTCGTCGACCGCGGCCACCGTGAACTCCCGATCCGTGCCGACTACGTCGGCAAGAACCTCCCCACGTCGCTGCGGGAGACGGTCAAGGTCCAGCTCGCCGAGGAGGACGGCCGCGACGCCGTGCTGCTCGGTGTCCAGCAGACCGCCCCCGCGGGCGCGCAGTAA
- the bldD gene encoding transcriptional regulator BldD gives MSSEYAKQLGAKLRAIRTQQGLSLHGVEEKSQGRWKAVVVGSYERGDRAVTVQRLAELADFYGVPVQELLPGTTPGGAAEPPPKLVLDLERLAHVPPEKAGPLQRYAATIQSQRGDYNGKVLSIRQDDLRTLAVIYDQSPSVLTEQLISWGVLDAEARRAVAHDEG, from the coding sequence ATGTCCAGCGAATACGCAAAACAGCTCGGGGCCAAGCTCCGTGCCATCCGCACCCAGCAGGGCCTCTCCCTCCACGGCGTGGAGGAGAAGTCGCAGGGCCGCTGGAAGGCCGTCGTGGTCGGTTCGTACGAGCGCGGCGACCGTGCCGTGACCGTGCAGCGCCTCGCCGAGCTCGCGGACTTCTACGGGGTCCCGGTGCAGGAGCTCCTGCCCGGTACGACGCCCGGCGGGGCCGCCGAGCCGCCGCCGAAGCTGGTCCTGGACCTGGAGCGCCTCGCCCACGTCCCGCCGGAGAAGGCCGGACCGTTGCAGCGCTACGCGGCGACGATCCAGAGCCAGCGCGGTGACTACAACGGCAAGGTGCTCTCGATCCGCCAGGACGACCTGCGCACACTCGCCGTCATCTACGACCAGTCGCCGTCCGTGCTGACGGAACAGCTGATCAGCTGGGGCGTACTGGACGCGGAGGCGCGCCGCGCCGTCGCCCACGACGAGGGCTGA
- the nusB gene encoding transcription antitermination factor NusB, with the protein MAARNKARKRAFQILFEADQRGESVQTVLADWVRHSRTDTRQPPVTEYTMELVEGYAQYADRIDDLIVTYAVDWEIDRMPVVDRNILRLGAYELIWEDGTPDAVVIDEAVQLAKEFSTDDSPSFVNGLLARFKDLKPNLRREQ; encoded by the coding sequence GTGGCTGCCCGGAACAAGGCCCGCAAGCGCGCCTTCCAGATCCTCTTCGAGGCCGACCAGCGCGGTGAGTCCGTGCAGACGGTCCTCGCGGACTGGGTGCGGCATTCGCGGACCGACACCCGTCAGCCGCCGGTCACCGAGTACACGATGGAGCTCGTCGAGGGGTACGCGCAGTACGCGGACCGGATCGACGACCTCATCGTGACCTACGCCGTGGACTGGGAGATCGACCGCATGCCGGTCGTCGACCGGAACATCCTGCGGCTCGGTGCCTACGAGCTGATCTGGGAGGACGGCACCCCGGACGCGGTGGTGATCGACGAGGCGGTCCAGCTCGCCAAGGAGTTCTCCACCGATGACTCCCCGTCCTTCGTGAACGGGCTGCTCGCCCGGTTCAAGGACCTCAAGCCGAACCTTCGCCGGGAGCAGTAG
- the efp gene encoding elongation factor P: protein MASTNDLKNGLVLKLDGGQLWSVVEFQHVKPGKGPAFVRTKLKNVLSGKVVDKTFNAGVKVETATIDRRDMQFSYMDGEYFVFMDMDTYDQLMVDRKAVGNAANFLIEGFTASVAQHEGEVLYVELPAAVELTVQHTDPGVQGDRSTGGTKPATLETGYEIGVPLFITTGEKIKVDTRTGDYLGRVNS, encoded by the coding sequence GTGGCTTCCACGAACGACCTCAAGAACGGCCTGGTGCTCAAGCTCGACGGAGGCCAGCTCTGGTCCGTCGTCGAGTTTCAGCACGTCAAGCCCGGCAAGGGCCCGGCCTTCGTGCGCACCAAGCTCAAGAACGTGCTGTCCGGCAAGGTCGTCGACAAGACGTTCAACGCCGGCGTGAAGGTCGAAACGGCCACCATCGACCGTCGCGACATGCAGTTCTCGTACATGGACGGCGAGTACTTCGTCTTCATGGACATGGACACGTACGACCAGCTCATGGTCGACCGCAAGGCCGTCGGCAACGCCGCCAACTTCCTGATCGAAGGCTTCACCGCCTCCGTCGCCCAGCACGAGGGCGAGGTGCTCTACGTCGAGCTGCCCGCCGCCGTCGAGCTGACCGTCCAGCACACCGACCCGGGCGTCCAGGGTGACCGCTCCACCGGTGGCACCAAGCCCGCCACGCTGGAGACCGGCTACGAGATCGGCGTCCCGCTCTTCATCACCACGGGTGAGAAGATCAAGGTCGACACCCGCACGGGCGACTACCTCGGCCGGGTGAACAGCTAA
- a CDS encoding aminopeptidase P family protein, translating into MSDVYAVRRGQLRDRCAAVGSAAALVSRPANVRYLAGGAPPGAVLFLGPGEDVLFCPRDPADDSSDGRTDDQLRVSPLPDRDGDPVVAAAALAGSSGAESLAVEEHHLTVSRHRAMGSVAPRLLLADLGATVEQLRVVKDEEEIACLRIAAEITDQALGELLESILVGRTERHLALELERRLVDHGADGPAFATSVATGPNSGQGRHRPSDRRVEEGDFLSVCLGANYRGYRCEIGRTFVIGTTPADWQIELYDLVFAAQRAGREALVPGAAYRDVDRAARHILDSAGHGRSLAPWTGHGVGLEIDEDPQLTPAAMGKLDACVPVTVEPGVHLPGRGGVRIDDTLVVRPEADGGPELLTITTKELLAL; encoded by the coding sequence ATGTCAGACGTGTACGCAGTCCGCCGTGGGCAGCTCCGCGACCGGTGCGCCGCCGTCGGATCCGCGGCCGCTCTGGTCTCCCGCCCCGCCAACGTCCGCTATCTCGCGGGCGGAGCGCCCCCGGGTGCCGTGCTGTTCCTCGGCCCCGGCGAGGACGTGCTGTTCTGCCCCCGCGACCCGGCCGACGATTCCTCCGACGGGCGCACGGACGATCAGCTGCGGGTGTCCCCGCTGCCGGACCGCGACGGCGATCCGGTGGTCGCAGCCGCCGCTCTGGCCGGTTCCTCGGGCGCGGAGTCCCTGGCCGTGGAGGAACACCATCTGACGGTCTCCCGTCACCGGGCCATGGGCTCGGTCGCCCCGCGGCTCCTGCTCGCCGATCTCGGTGCCACCGTCGAGCAGCTCCGGGTCGTCAAGGACGAGGAGGAGATCGCCTGTCTGCGGATCGCCGCCGAGATCACCGACCAGGCCCTGGGCGAACTCCTCGAATCGATCCTCGTCGGCCGCACCGAACGCCATCTCGCCCTGGAGCTGGAGCGCCGCCTGGTGGACCACGGCGCCGACGGCCCCGCCTTCGCCACCTCCGTGGCCACCGGGCCGAACTCCGGCCAGGGGCGCCACCGCCCCTCGGACCGACGGGTGGAGGAAGGGGATTTTCTCTCCGTCTGCCTCGGCGCCAACTATCGTGGCTACCGCTGTGAGATCGGCCGTACGTTCGTCATCGGGACGACGCCCGCCGACTGGCAGATCGAGCTCTACGACCTGGTTTTCGCCGCTCAGCGGGCTGGGCGCGAGGCCCTCGTACCGGGCGCGGCCTACCGCGATGTGGACCGCGCCGCCCGCCACATCCTGGACTCCGCGGGTCACGGCCGGAGCCTCGCACCGTGGACGGGGCACGGGGTGGGGCTCGAAATCGACGAGGACCCGCAGCTGACACCTGCGGCCATGGGTAAACTGGACGCTTGTGTACCGGTCACCGTCGAACCGGGGGTCCACCTCCCGGGCCGGGGCGGAGTCCGGATCGATGACACGCTCGTCGTGCGCCCCGAGGCGGACGGCGGACCCGAGCTACTCACCATTACGACCAAGGAGCTGCTCGCGCTCTAG
- a CDS encoding Pro-rich N-terminal domain-containing protein — protein MQHAVGAPLPPPQGPGSGPVGWTHQAQHPGQPGPPPTTPPAPRGWSGPAPQHAPVPPSRETAGHVQLPPGGPVPLPAPPAGPGTGSATLAVLLIGPAGAGKTTVAKLWASRRRVPTAHVSLDDVREWVCSGFADPQTGWNDHSEAQYRLARRTCGFAARNFLANGISCILDDAVFPDRPVVGLGGWKRHVGPGLLPVVLLPGLEIVLERNAARSGNRRLSDEEVARIHGRMAGWYGSGLPIIDNSTYDVETTARVLDDILARSIASPPSW, from the coding sequence ATGCAGCACGCAGTGGGGGCCCCGCTGCCGCCGCCCCAAGGCCCCGGAAGCGGACCTGTCGGCTGGACGCACCAGGCCCAGCACCCAGGACAGCCGGGGCCGCCGCCCACCACCCCTCCCGCGCCCCGGGGCTGGAGCGGACCCGCTCCGCAGCATGCCCCGGTGCCGCCCTCCAGGGAGACCGCCGGGCACGTCCAGCTGCCGCCCGGCGGCCCCGTCCCGCTGCCCGCGCCACCCGCCGGGCCCGGCACCGGCAGCGCGACCCTCGCCGTCCTGCTGATCGGTCCCGCGGGCGCAGGCAAGACCACCGTGGCCAAGCTCTGGGCCAGCCGCCGCCGGGTTCCCACGGCTCACGTCAGCCTCGACGACGTCCGTGAATGGGTCTGCTCCGGCTTCGCCGACCCCCAGACCGGGTGGAACGACCACTCCGAGGCCCAGTACCGCCTCGCCCGCCGTACCTGTGGCTTCGCCGCGCGCAACTTCCTCGCCAACGGCATTTCCTGCATCCTGGACGACGCCGTGTTCCCGGACCGTCCGGTCGTCGGCCTCGGCGGCTGGAAACGCCATGTCGGCCCCGGGCTGCTGCCCGTCGTCCTGCTGCCCGGCCTGGAGATCGTGCTGGAGCGCAATGCCGCCCGCAGCGGCAACCGCCGCCTCTCGGACGAGGAGGTCGCCCGGATCCACGGCCGGATGGCCGGTTGGTACGGCTCCGGACTGCCGATCATCGACAACTCGACGTACGACGTGGAGACCACCGCCCGCGTCCTCGACGACATACTCGCCCGCTCCATAGCCAGCCCACCGTCCTGGTGA
- the aroQ gene encoding type II 3-dehydroquinate dehydratase yields MTRRVLVLNGPNLGRLGSREPDVYGATSYAGLVETCQALGKELGFAVDVRETNDEGELIRWLHEAADGSIPVVLNPGAFTHYSYGMRDAAAQRTAPLIEVHISNPYAREEFRHNSVVAPVATGTVAGFGIGSYRLALRALADELTD; encoded by the coding sequence GTGACCCGCCGGGTCCTCGTCCTGAACGGGCCGAACCTCGGTCGTCTCGGCTCCCGCGAACCCGATGTGTACGGCGCCACGTCCTACGCCGGGCTCGTCGAGACCTGCCAGGCGCTCGGCAAGGAGCTCGGCTTCGCCGTCGACGTCAGGGAGACCAACGACGAGGGCGAGTTGATCCGCTGGCTCCACGAGGCCGCGGACGGTTCGATTCCGGTCGTTCTCAACCCGGGGGCCTTCACCCACTATTCGTACGGAATGCGGGATGCGGCGGCCCAGCGCACCGCCCCGCTGATCGAGGTGCACATCTCGAACCCGTACGCACGGGAGGAGTTCCGCCACAACTCCGTGGTCGCACCAGTCGCCACGGGGACCGTGGCGGGATTCGGCATCGGCTCCTACCGCCTCGCTCTGCGTGCCCTCGCGGACGAGCTGACCGACTGA
- the aroB gene encoding 3-dehydroquinate synthase, translating into MSGPLIVLVGPMGVGKSTVGELLAARLGTTYRDTDADVVSAAGKPIPEIFYDEGEEHFRELERQAVHTAVAEHTGVLSLGGGAVLDATTRVLLADHPVVYLSMDVEEAVKRVGLNAARPLLAVNPRRQWRELMDARRHLYTEVARVTVATDERTPEEVAQAVLDALELPERTDDPVTPGRENTRMTEQGPTRIQIAGSAGTDPYEVLIGRQLLGELPTLIGDRAKRVAVLHPEALAETGEAVRQDLAEQGYEAIAIQLPNAEEAKTVEVAAYCWKALGQTGFTRTDVIVGVGGGATTDVAGFVAATWLRGVRWIAVPTTVLAMVDAAVGGKTGINTAEGKNLVGAFHPPAGVLCDLAALDSLPVHDYVSGLAEIIKAGFIADPAILDLIEEDPEGARTPTGPHTAELIERAIRVKAEVVSSDLKESGLREILNYGHTLAHAIEKNERYKWRHGAAVSVGMVFAAELGRLAGRLDDATADRHRAVLESVGLPLTYRGDQWPKLLENMKVDKKSRGDLLRFIVLDGLGKPTVLEGPDPAVLLAAYGEVSA; encoded by the coding sequence ATGAGCGGCCCGCTGATCGTCCTCGTCGGGCCGATGGGCGTCGGCAAGTCCACGGTCGGTGAACTGCTCGCCGCCCGGCTCGGCACCACGTACCGGGACACCGACGCGGACGTCGTGTCCGCGGCCGGCAAGCCGATCCCCGAGATCTTCTACGACGAGGGCGAGGAACACTTCCGCGAGCTGGAGCGACAGGCCGTGCACACCGCCGTTGCCGAGCACACGGGCGTCCTCTCCCTCGGCGGCGGCGCCGTGCTCGACGCGACGACCCGCGTGCTGCTCGCCGACCACCCTGTCGTCTACCTGTCGATGGACGTGGAGGAGGCCGTCAAGCGGGTCGGCCTGAACGCCGCCCGCCCCCTGCTCGCCGTCAACCCGCGCCGGCAGTGGCGCGAGCTGATGGACGCCCGCCGGCACCTGTACACCGAGGTGGCCCGGGTGACCGTCGCCACCGACGAGCGCACCCCCGAAGAGGTCGCCCAGGCGGTCCTCGACGCACTGGAACTGCCGGAGCGCACGGACGACCCCGTCACCCCCGGCCGGGAGAACACACGCATGACCGAGCAGGGCCCCACCCGTATCCAGATCGCCGGCAGCGCGGGCACCGACCCGTACGAGGTGCTGATCGGCCGACAACTCCTCGGTGAGCTGCCCACGCTCATCGGCGACCGTGCCAAGCGGGTCGCCGTCCTGCACCCCGAGGCGCTCGCCGAGACCGGTGAGGCGGTCCGTCAGGACCTCGCCGAGCAGGGCTACGAGGCCATCGCGATCCAGCTGCCGAACGCCGAGGAGGCCAAGACCGTCGAGGTCGCGGCCTACTGCTGGAAGGCGCTCGGGCAGACCGGCTTCACCCGTACCGATGTCATCGTCGGCGTCGGCGGCGGAGCCACCACCGATGTCGCCGGATTCGTCGCCGCGACCTGGCTGCGCGGCGTGCGCTGGATCGCCGTACCCACGACCGTGCTCGCCATGGTCGACGCGGCCGTCGGCGGCAAGACCGGCATCAACACCGCCGAGGGCAAGAACCTCGTCGGCGCCTTCCACCCGCCCGCCGGGGTCCTGTGCGACCTCGCCGCGCTGGACTCGCTGCCGGTGCACGACTACGTGAGCGGCCTGGCCGAGATCATCAAGGCCGGCTTCATCGCCGACCCCGCGATCCTCGACCTCATCGAGGAGGACCCGGAGGGTGCCCGTACGCCCACCGGACCGCACACCGCCGAGCTGATCGAGCGGGCCATCCGGGTCAAGGCCGAGGTCGTCTCCAGCGACCTGAAGGAATCCGGGCTGCGGGAGATCCTCAATTACGGCCACACCCTGGCCCACGCCATCGAGAAGAACGAGCGCTACAAGTGGCGGCACGGCGCGGCCGTCTCGGTCGGCATGGTCTTCGCCGCCGAGCTGGGCCGGCTGGCCGGACGCCTCGACGACGCCACCGCCGACCGGCACCGCGCCGTCCTGGAGTCCGTCGGACTCCCGCTCACCTACCGCGGCGACCAGTGGCCCAAGCTGCTGGAGAACATGAAGGTCGACAAGAAGTCCCGCGGCGACCTGCTGCGCTTCATCGTCCTCGACGGCCTCGGCAAGCCCACCGTGCTGGAGGGCCCCGATCCGGCCGTGCTGCTCGCCGCCTACGGGGAGGTGTCGGCGTGA
- the aroC gene encoding chorismate synthase, which produces MSRLRWLTAGESHGPALVATLEGLPAGVPITTEMVADALARRRLGYGRGARMKFEKDEVTFLGGVRHGLTMGSPVAVMVGNTEWPKWEQVMSADPVDPEELAALARNAPLTRPRPGHADLAGMQKYGFDEARPILERASARETAARVALGAVARSYLKETAGIEIVSHVVELAAARAPYGVYPTPADVERLDADPVRCLDADASKEMVAEIDQAHKDGDTLGGVVEVLAYGVPVGLGSHVHWDRRLDARLAAALMGIQAIKGVEVGDGFDLARVPGSKAHDEILVTEDGIKRASGRSGGTEGGLTTGELLRVRAAMKPIATVPRALATVDVVTGEPAKAHHQRSDVCAVPAAGIVAEAMVALVLADAVAEKFGGDSVAETRRNVQSYLDHLQIR; this is translated from the coding sequence TTGAGCAGGTTGCGCTGGCTGACCGCGGGGGAGTCGCACGGCCCCGCACTCGTGGCGACGCTGGAGGGTCTTCCCGCCGGCGTCCCGATCACCACGGAGATGGTGGCGGACGCACTCGCCCGGCGGCGGCTCGGTTATGGCCGCGGTGCGCGGATGAAGTTCGAGAAGGACGAGGTCACCTTCCTCGGCGGGGTGCGCCACGGTCTCACCATGGGCTCTCCGGTCGCCGTGATGGTGGGCAACACCGAGTGGCCCAAGTGGGAGCAGGTCATGTCGGCCGACCCGGTCGACCCCGAGGAACTGGCCGCGCTGGCCCGTAACGCCCCGTTGACCCGCCCGCGTCCCGGCCACGCCGACCTCGCCGGGATGCAGAAGTACGGCTTCGACGAGGCACGGCCGATCCTGGAGCGCGCCAGCGCCCGGGAGACGGCGGCCCGGGTGGCGCTCGGCGCCGTCGCACGGTCGTACCTCAAGGAGACCGCGGGCATCGAGATCGTCAGCCACGTCGTCGAACTGGCCGCGGCCAGGGCGCCCTACGGCGTCTACCCGACGCCCGCCGACGTCGAGCGGCTGGATGCCGACCCGGTGCGCTGCCTGGACGCCGACGCGAGCAAGGAAATGGTCGCCGAGATCGATCAGGCCCACAAGGACGGCGACACCCTCGGCGGCGTGGTCGAGGTGCTGGCGTACGGAGTGCCCGTCGGCCTCGGCTCGCACGTCCACTGGGACCGCCGCCTCGACGCCCGGCTCGCCGCGGCCCTGATGGGCATCCAGGCGATCAAGGGGGTCGAGGTCGGCGACGGCTTCGACCTGGCCCGGGTCCCCGGCTCCAAGGCGCACGACGAGATCCTGGTCACCGAGGACGGCATCAAGCGCGCCTCCGGCCGCTCCGGCGGCACCGAGGGCGGTCTGACCACCGGTGAGCTGCTGCGGGTCCGCGCTGCGATGAAGCCCATCGCGACCGTGCCGCGCGCGCTCGCCACCGTCGACGTCGTCACCGGTGAGCCCGCCAAGGCCCATCACCAGCGCTCCGATGTCTGTGCCGTTCCGGCGGCGGGCATCGTCGCCGAGGCGATGGTCGCGCTGGTCCTGGCCGACGCCGTCGCGGAGAAGTTCGGCGGCGACAGCGTCGCGGAGACCCGTCGCAACGTGCAGTCGTACCTCGACCACCTGCAGATCCGATGA
- a CDS encoding shikimate dehydrogenase yields the protein MSTIRRAAVLGSPIAHSLSPVLHRAAYAELGLAGWSYDRFEIDEAALPGFVEGLDSTWAGLSLTMPLKRAIIPLLDSISGTASSVEAVNTVVFTEDGRRTGDNTDIPGMIAALRERGVEKTDSAAVLGAGATASSALAALSEICTGPVTAYVRSRERGREMRGWGERLGVDVRISDWAEAEQALHAPLVVATTPAGATDVLTGAVPDRPGTLFDVLYEPWPTGLAAAWAARNGTVVGGLDLLVHQAVLQVEQMTGRAPAPLVAMRQAGEAALAAR from the coding sequence GTGAGCACCATCCGACGGGCGGCCGTTCTTGGCTCGCCCATCGCCCACTCGCTCTCCCCCGTCCTGCACCGGGCCGCATACGCCGAACTCGGCCTCGCCGGATGGTCGTACGACCGCTTCGAGATCGATGAGGCCGCGCTCCCCGGATTCGTCGAGGGGCTCGACTCCACCTGGGCCGGGCTCTCGCTGACCATGCCGCTCAAGCGTGCGATCATCCCGCTGCTGGACTCCATCAGCGGGACGGCATCGTCGGTGGAAGCCGTCAACACGGTCGTCTTCACGGAGGACGGCCGCCGGACCGGCGACAACACCGACATCCCCGGAATGATCGCCGCGCTGCGCGAACGCGGTGTGGAGAAGACCGACTCCGCGGCCGTCCTCGGTGCCGGGGCGACTGCTTCCTCGGCGCTCGCCGCGCTGTCCGAGATCTGTACGGGACCGGTCACGGCGTACGTCCGCAGCCGGGAACGGGGCCGGGAGATGCGCGGCTGGGGCGAACGACTCGGCGTCGACGTGCGGATCTCCGACTGGGCGGAGGCCGAGCAGGCGCTGCACGCCCCGCTGGTCGTCGCCACCACTCCGGCCGGTGCCACGGACGTGCTGACCGGCGCCGTGCCGGACCGGCCGGGCACGCTCTTCGATGTGCTCTACGAGCCCTGGCCGACCGGACTCGCGGCCGCCTGGGCGGCTCGTAACGGCACAGTCGTCGGAGGTCTCGACCTTTTGGTGCACCAGGCCGTCCTCCAGGTCGAGCAGATGACCGGCCGCGCGCCCGCTCCGCTCGTGGCCATGCGGCAGGCCGGGGAAGCGGCGCTCGCCGCCCGCTGA